One genomic window of Danio rerio strain Tuebingen ecotype United States chromosome 24, GRCz12tu, whole genome shotgun sequence includes the following:
- the lrrc34 gene encoding leucine-rich repeat-containing protein 34 (The RefSeq protein has 3 substitutions compared to this genomic sequence) translates to MDDLMERYLSVCAELQQPTHASVLEVLGNNKSSDCCLKLAGNDQPGARLTDDDMLVLTKTLEGNSAIKGLDLRYNCITDKGAVHIAHLIQDSKSLQSLDLMCNDIEADGAEVIAKSLHKNITLKTLRMTGNKIGNQGAMQLATMLQINATLEEVDVSDCDLATQSVIAFAIVLMNNKRICAINVSRPLLFSLQEETTVHMAQMLVVNNTLKELHMGKHDMTDTGVETLCEALKRNISLRYLDLCCNRITRDGAKHLSEVLKQNCSLEILDLSFNCIEDVGAIHLSEAIKLPHSKLKALSVTSNKIRKGGLLSLSAAMRVNSSLTHIYIWGNKHEEPVCEAFSGLMSSGRLLKEHTDVSPYEVDGHVFLAEASHGLRRHYYWTSRYGQDRDSSNSALALMASDSWSQKSHS, encoded by the exons ATGGAGGACTTGATGGAGCGATATTTATCTGTATGCGCTGAGCTTCAGCAGCCCACACATGCCTCTGTTCTGGAAGTCTTGGGGAACAACAAAAGCAG TGATTGCTGTCTCAAACTCGCCGGTAATGATCAACCTGGAGCCAGACTGACAGATGACGATATGCTGGTCTTGACAAAAACACTCGAAGGAAATTCAGCTATAAAAG GTTTAGACCTAAGATACAACTGTATCACAGATAAAGGAGCTGTTCATATTGCACACCTCATTCAG GATAGTAAGTCCCTGCAGTCTCTTGATCTGATGTGCAATGATATTGAAGCAGATGGTGCAGAAGTCATAGCAAAAAGTTTGCAT AAAAACATTACTTTGAAGACACTCAGAATGACGGGAAATAAGATTGGAAACCAAGGTGCAATGCAGCTAGCTACCATGCTACAAATCAACGCTACTTTAGAAGAAGTAGACGTCTCAGACTGTGATCTG GCTACACAGAGTGTTATAGCATTTGCCATTGTTCTGATGAACAACAAAAGAATCTGTGCCATTAATGTAAGCCGCCCACTTCTTTTCAGTCTTCAG GAGGAAACGACAGTCCATATGGCCCAGATGCTGGTGGTGAATAACACTCTGAAGGAGCTGCACATGGGAAAGCATGACATGACTGATACTGGTGTGGAGACGCTATGTGAAGCACTGAAAAGAAACATCTCTCTACGCTACTTGGATCTTTGCTG TAACAGAATTACAAGGGATGGAGCCAAACACTTATCAGAGGTTTTGAAACAAAATTGCTCATTAGAGATTCTGGATCTTTCTTTCAATCGCATTGAGGATGACGGTGCAATACATCTAAGTGAAGCTATCAAGCTGCCACACAGCAAACTCAAAGC ATTATCTGTTACAAGCAACAAAATCAGAAAAGGAGGTCTTTTGTCCCTCAGCGCAGCAATGAGAGTGAACTCCAGcctcacacacatttacatctgGGGGAACAAGCATGAGGAGCCAGTTTGTGAG GCTTTCTCTGGGCTGATGAGCAGCGGGCGACTGTTAAAGGAGCACACAGATGTTTCACCATATGAAGTGGACGGACATGTTTTTTTGGCAGAGGCGTCTCATGGTTTACGCAGACATTACTATTGGACATCCCGCTACGGACAAGATAGAGATTCAAGTAATTCAGCATTGGCTCTGATGGCATCAGATTCATGGTCTCAAAAATCACATTCATGA
- the lrrc34 gene encoding leucine-rich repeat-containing protein 34 isoform X2 — protein sequence MEDLMERYLSVCAELQQPTHASVLEVLGNNKSSDCCLKLAGNDQPGARLTDDDMLVLTKTLEGNSAIKGLDLRYNCITDKGAVHIAHLIQDSKSLQSLDLMCNDIEADGAEVIAKSLHKNITLKTLRMTGNKIGNQGAMQLATMLQINATLEEVDVSDCDLATQSVIAFAIVLMNNKRICAINVSRPLLFSLQEETTVHMAQMLVVNNTLKELHMGKHDMTDTGVETLCEALKRNISLRYLDLCCNRITRDGAKHLSEVLKQNCSLEILDLSFNRIEDDGAIHLSEAIKLPHSKLKALSVTSNKIRKGGLLSLSAAMRVNSSLTHIYIWGNKHEEPVCEAFSGLMSSGRLLKEHTDVSPYEVDGHVFLAEASHGLRRHYYWTSRYGQDRDSICHIPGWRFSC from the exons ATGGAGGACTTGATGGAGCGATATTTATCTGTATGCGCTGAGCTTCAGCAGCCCACACATGCCTCTGTTCTGGAAGTCTTGGGGAACAACAAAAGCAG TGATTGCTGTCTCAAACTCGCCGGTAATGATCAACCTGGAGCCAGACTGACAGATGACGATATGCTGGTCTTGACAAAAACACTCGAAGGAAATTCAGCTATAAAAG GTTTAGACCTAAGATACAACTGTATCACAGATAAAGGAGCTGTTCATATTGCACACCTCATTCAG GATAGTAAGTCCCTGCAGTCTCTTGATCTGATGTGCAATGATATTGAAGCAGATGGTGCAGAAGTCATAGCAAAAAGTTTGCAT AAAAACATTACTTTGAAGACACTCAGAATGACGGGAAATAAGATTGGAAACCAAGGTGCAATGCAGCTAGCTACCATGCTACAAATCAACGCTACTTTAGAAGAAGTAGACGTCTCAGACTGTGATCTG GCTACACAGAGTGTTATAGCATTTGCCATTGTTCTGATGAACAACAAAAGAATCTGTGCCATTAATGTAAGCCGCCCACTTCTTTTCAGTCTTCAG GAGGAAACGACAGTCCATATGGCCCAGATGCTGGTGGTGAATAACACTCTGAAGGAGCTGCACATGGGAAAGCATGACATGACTGATACTGGTGTGGAGACGCTATGTGAAGCACTGAAAAGAAACATCTCTCTACGCTACTTGGATCTTTGCTG TAACAGAATTACAAGGGATGGAGCCAAACACTTATCAGAGGTTTTGAAACAAAATTGCTCATTAGAGATTCTGGATCTTTCTTTCAATCGCATTGAGGATGACGGTGCAATACATCTAAGTGAAGCTATCAAGCTGCCACACAGCAAACTCAAAGC ATTATCTGTTACAAGCAACAAAATCAGAAAAGGAGGTCTTTTGTCCCTCAGCGCAGCAATGAGAGTGAACTCCAGcctcacacacatttacatctgGGGGAACAAGCATGAGGAGCCAGTTTGTGAG GCTTTCTCTGGGCTGATGAGCAGCGGGCGACTGTTAAAGGAGCACACAGATGTTTCACCATATGAAGTGGACGGACATGTTTTTTTGGCAGAGGCGTCTCATGGTTTACGCAGACATTACTATTGGACATCCCGCTACGGACAAGATAGAGATTCAA TCTGTCACATTCCAGGATGGCGCTTTTCTTGCTGA
- the lrrc34 gene encoding leucine-rich repeat-containing protein 34 isoform X1 — protein sequence MEDLMERYLSVCAELQQPTHASVLEVLGNNKSSDCCLKLAGNDQPGARLTDDDMLVLTKTLEGNSAIKGLDLRYNCITDKGAVHIAHLIQDSKSLQSLDLMCNDIEADGAEVIAKSLHKNITLKTLRMTGNKIGNQGAMQLATMLQINATLEEVDVSDCDLATQSVIAFAIVLMNNKRICAINVSRPLLFSLQEETTVHMAQMLVVNNTLKELHMGKHDMTDTGVETLCEALKRNISLRYLDLCCNRITRDGAKHLSEVLKQNCSLEILDLSFNRIEDDGAIHLSEAIKLPHSKLKALSVTSNKIRKGGLLSLSAAMRVNSSLTHIYIWGNKHEEPVCEAFSGLMSSGRLLKEHTDVSPYEVDGHVFLAEASHGLRRHYYWTSRYGQDRDSSPLKVFLSSLSYPGH from the exons ATGGAGGACTTGATGGAGCGATATTTATCTGTATGCGCTGAGCTTCAGCAGCCCACACATGCCTCTGTTCTGGAAGTCTTGGGGAACAACAAAAGCAG TGATTGCTGTCTCAAACTCGCCGGTAATGATCAACCTGGAGCCAGACTGACAGATGACGATATGCTGGTCTTGACAAAAACACTCGAAGGAAATTCAGCTATAAAAG GTTTAGACCTAAGATACAACTGTATCACAGATAAAGGAGCTGTTCATATTGCACACCTCATTCAG GATAGTAAGTCCCTGCAGTCTCTTGATCTGATGTGCAATGATATTGAAGCAGATGGTGCAGAAGTCATAGCAAAAAGTTTGCAT AAAAACATTACTTTGAAGACACTCAGAATGACGGGAAATAAGATTGGAAACCAAGGTGCAATGCAGCTAGCTACCATGCTACAAATCAACGCTACTTTAGAAGAAGTAGACGTCTCAGACTGTGATCTG GCTACACAGAGTGTTATAGCATTTGCCATTGTTCTGATGAACAACAAAAGAATCTGTGCCATTAATGTAAGCCGCCCACTTCTTTTCAGTCTTCAG GAGGAAACGACAGTCCATATGGCCCAGATGCTGGTGGTGAATAACACTCTGAAGGAGCTGCACATGGGAAAGCATGACATGACTGATACTGGTGTGGAGACGCTATGTGAAGCACTGAAAAGAAACATCTCTCTACGCTACTTGGATCTTTGCTG TAACAGAATTACAAGGGATGGAGCCAAACACTTATCAGAGGTTTTGAAACAAAATTGCTCATTAGAGATTCTGGATCTTTCTTTCAATCGCATTGAGGATGACGGTGCAATACATCTAAGTGAAGCTATCAAGCTGCCACACAGCAAACTCAAAGC ATTATCTGTTACAAGCAACAAAATCAGAAAAGGAGGTCTTTTGTCCCTCAGCGCAGCAATGAGAGTGAACTCCAGcctcacacacatttacatctgGGGGAACAAGCATGAGGAGCCAGTTTGTGAG GCTTTCTCTGGGCTGATGAGCAGCGGGCGACTGTTAAAGGAGCACACAGATGTTTCACCATATGAAGTGGACGGACATGTTTTTTTGGCAGAGGCGTCTCATGGTTTACGCAGACATTACTATTGGACATCCCGCTACGGACAAGATAGAGATTCAA